In the Papio anubis isolate 15944 chromosome 3, Panubis1.0, whole genome shotgun sequence genome, TTTTTAAGTCCACCAATATtctgggaaaaacaaaaccaagctgtTTTCTTCGTGGGCTTTCTCTTCATCCATCTCTTCCCCCCTTACTTCTTGGCGTCATCAGGCATCTCGGCGTGGGCATCGTCATGTTTGGCCCCCGCGGCAGCCtctgctgcagcctcctcctcctcctcctcttccccctcctcctcgtCATCCTCgtactcctcttcctcctcctcctccccctccaagGTCCATGCACACCCCTCCATCTCGCCGGTGAGCTCTTGGATCTTGGCGAGTAGGGGCTTATAGATGTCATTATACTTTTTTTCCAGAGCCTGAAATTCCTTATCAAATTTGGCTTCTATCTTATCGCATCGCTTCTGCAGCTTTTTGAGGGCCAGGACTCGGCATTTCACCGAATTAGGCAGGCTCTCGATAAAGTCATTTTTCGGCTTTGGGGCATTCTCTGCAGGGGTCTGGGGCTCCTCAGCCATCTGACCAGCCGCGCTGTCAGGGTCACCAGCCGCGCTGTCACAGTCTCCACCCTGCGCACCGCCTTCCGCCATTACCTCCTCCGCCGCTGCctccgccgctgccgccgcctgGCTAGGCTCCGCAGGCCCCTGGTTTTCCGAGTCGGCCATGTTAGAGGAGAAGCCGCAGAGGTCTAGGAGGGATCCCGCAGAGGCCCTGCACCCGAGCTGGTCCAGAGAGATCTTGCGGATGCGGCAAGTGGCGGTGACGCGCGGCCGCGGGAATGACGTCGGCCGCGGCC is a window encoding:
- the NAP1L5 gene encoding nucleosome assembly protein 1-like 5, which encodes MADSENQGPAEPSQAAAAAEAAAEEVMAEGGAQGGDCDSAAGDPDSAAGQMAEEPQTPAENAPKPKNDFIESLPNSVKCRVLALKKLQKRCDKIEAKFDKEFQALEKKYNDIYKPLLAKIQELTGEMEGCAWTLEGEEEEEEEYEDDEEEGEEEEEEEAAAEAAAGAKHDDAHAEMPDDAKK